The Flammeovirga pectinis genomic interval ATAGCATTTCTTTTGTTAAAGCAGCAGAACCATCTGTTGCCAAAGTAGAAAGATTTACTCTTGAGCGTATCATGTTATATGAAGCAATTGCACTTGCATCTGTAGTTTCTGATTGCCCCGCTAAAATAGCTTCTGAGTGCATCAAATAAACATCTGCTAAACGTAAGATTACCCAATCGTTACCACATAATCTGTTATCAGAAGAAGAAGAGATAAACTTACCGTTTTCTTTTACATCTTCTGGATTATACAAGACACCAATTCTTTCTGTATCTGTTGTACCTACTGCTGCTACTAAATCAGAAGTAACGTAGTTTAAACCACTGTTTCTACCCAATTTTGTAAACTCATAAGAGAAGTCTTGGCTTTCAACAGCATGATCATTCAAAAACTGTACTGCAAAGATCACTTCAGAATTTAATTCACTGTAAAATACATCTCTGTATGTTCCTGCAAGATTGTAGTCACCACTTCCAACAATTGTTTCTAATAAAGTTCTTGCTCCAGTGTAGTCTCCTCTTGTTAATTTAACTTTAGCTAATAACGCTTGAGCTGCTCCTATTGTTGCACGGCCTTCTTCAACGTCTCCTCTTGTAGTTAACTTAGAGATTGCATCGTTTAAATCAAGTTCAATTTGATCTAAAACAGAAGAACTTAATACTTTAACTTGTCCAACTTCGTCTCCTGGAACAATTATCTTAGTTACCAAAGGAACGTCACCAAAACCTCTTGTTAAATTAAAGTAAGCTAATGCTCTTACAAACTTCGCTTCACCTTCAAATTGAGCTTTTGCTTCATCGCTTGTAACAACGTCAAGGTTTTGCAAAACTTTATTTGCTCTAAAAACAACATTGTATAAATCTGTCCAATAAGTAGATAAAGTACCGTTGTTTGGAGAAACATCCATTGTTTCAAACTGAGCCCATTCTCCTTCACTATTTTTAGTTTTAGAGTTGTCTGAGCGCATTTCAGTTAAAGCAAACTCACGTAGTACAACGTTCTGAAGACCGTCGTACATTGCAAATACTGCAGCTTCAATTTCTGCTGTATTTTTGTAAAAACCATTATCTCCAATTGCAGACTTAGGCTCTAAATCTAAAGAATCTTGACATGAAGTAAAAAATGATACTCCAATTAATAACGTCAATCCGATTAATATATTTTTCATTATTATTTCTCTTTTTAGAATTGAAGATTGATACCAGCAGAATACGATCTGTAAATAGGTGCAGCACCTCTTTGGTAACCATAAGTAAGTGGCGAATCTAAACCTTGGTTAACACCTTCTGGGTTATAACCTCTGTAGTCGCTACCCATGATATAAATCAAGTTCTGTCCAGATGCATATACTCTAGCACTGTTAATACCAATTTTAGAGATCCATGATTTTGGCAAAGTGTACC includes:
- a CDS encoding RagB/SusD family nutrient uptake outer membrane protein, which encodes MKNILIGLTLLIGVSFFTSCQDSLDLEPKSAIGDNGFYKNTAEIEAAVFAMYDGLQNVVLREFALTEMRSDNSKTKNSEGEWAQFETMDVSPNNGTLSTYWTDLYNVVFRANKVLQNLDVVTSDEAKAQFEGEAKFVRALAYFNLTRGFGDVPLVTKIIVPGDEVGQVKVLSSSVLDQIELDLNDAISKLTTRGDVEEGRATIGAAQALLAKVKLTRGDYTGARTLLETIVGSGDYNLAGTYRDVFYSELNSEVIFAVQFLNDHAVESQDFSYEFTKLGRNSGLNYVTSDLVAAVGTTDTERIGVLYNPEDVKENGKFISSSSDNRLCGNDWVILRLADVYLMHSEAILAGQSETTDASAIASYNMIRSRVNLSTLATDGSAALTKEMLFHERRVELAFENHRLYDLVRSGEAERVMGDFASANGFTFNGTKLLLPIPQREIDTSFGILKQNPGY